The following coding sequences lie in one Pempheris klunzingeri isolate RE-2024b chromosome 13, fPemKlu1.hap1, whole genome shotgun sequence genomic window:
- the LOC139212322 gene encoding rab GTPase-activating protein 1-like: MMEEVSIMMAYDAHVMDRMSEEEVLACLVAETEPKFTVPTKKAKLKESRLQIMEDEEEPLDKYLRENQRLQQASLRLEQENDNLAHRLITSKVALRNALDKAEDRVDELTKDLLQTRRRQQATEEEKRGKEEEAAMLKEVFRRELEKAEQEVTRSSGIIADYKQICSQLTNRLERQQDAHREELDSLESAVRSCARCQHIVESGEPSATALRSQTAAALEGHGIPEPGRDDDRDGPRKAEQRRDDQEKESLKAQIRELEQELVQTKLQMVEAKCKIQDLEHQRGILANNLQEAKNSWISKAFTSLTTSSRGGLHSISTPGDGAPTVGWNLHSSSLSAWNAKKLSWLHRDNRENV; encoded by the exons atgatggaggaggtgtCCATCATGATGGCATATGATGCCCACGTTATGGACCGGATGAGCGAAGAGGAGGTCCTGGCCTGTCTGGTGGCTGAAACGGAACCTAAATTCACA GTTCCAACGAAGAAAGCTAAACTGAAGGAAAGCCGGCTTCAGATaatggaggatgaggaagagccTTTGGACAAATACCTG AGGGAGAACCAACGGCTCCAGCAGGCCAGCCTCCGCCTGGAGCAGGAGAACGACAACCTCGCCCACAGGCTCATCACCAGCAAAGTCGCCCTGAGGAACGCTCTGGACAAG GCAGAAGACAGAGTGGACGAACTCACCAAAGACCTTCTACAGACCAGGCGTCGACAGcaggccacagaggaggagaaaagggggaaggaggaggaagctgcaATG TTGAAGGAAGTGTTTcggagagagctggagaaggCTGAGCAGGAGGTCACAAGGTCGTCGGGTATCATTGCAGACTACAAACAG ATCTGCTCTCAGCTGACGAACCGTCTGGAGAGGCAGCAGGACGCCCACAGAGAGGAGTTAGATTCCCTTGAG AGTGCAGTGAGGTCTTGCGCACGCTGTCAACACATCGTAGAATCAGGTGAACCATCCGCCACAGCTCTGAGGTCTCAAACAGCTGCCGCGTTAGAAGGCCACGGGATCCCTGAACCGGGACGGGATGATGACCGTGATGGCCCcagaaaagcagagcagaggagagacgACCAGGAGAAGGAGTCCCTCAAGGCCCAGATCAGGGAGCTGGAACAGGAGttggtccagaccaaactccaGATGGTGGAGGCCAAATGCAAAATCCAG GACCTGGAGCACCAGAGAGGAATCCTGGCCAACAATCTTCAGGAAGCAAAGAACAGTTGGATCAGTAAGGCCTTCACCTCCCTGACGACCTCCAGCAGAGGGGGGCTTCACAGTATTAGCACGCCCGGAGATGGAGCTCCCACCGTGGGCTGGAACCTCCACAGCAGCTCGCTCTCTGCATGGAACGCCAAGAAGCTATCGTGGCTTCACAGAGACAACCGTGAAAACGTGTGA
- the LOC139212471 gene encoding protein FAM163A-like: MSAGTIVISGGILAGVILLCIVAVLCYCRLQYYCCKKNDSEVDMGSVVGADPLSHFPCNACNALAMDGTSITPVSLDQLDSGSHRNHCPTCSPYSLRSGLTDDMRNGGERLGFHTYYENPSVSLPLSANPQGSSPLSYYSPTDMFPPPPRPYSTQV, translated from the exons ATGTCAGCGGGAACTATTGTCATATCCGGAGGAATTCTCGCCGGAGTGATACTGCTGTGCATCGTAGCAGTGCTCTGTTACTGTAGACTCCAG TATTACTGCTGTAAGAAGAATGACTCTGAGGTGGACATGGGCTCCGTGGTGGGAGCCgaccctctctctcactttccctGCAACGCCTGCAACGCCCTCGCCATGGACGGCACGTCTATCACCCCCGTCTCTCTGGATCAGCTGGACTCGGGTTCTCACCGCAACCACTGCCCCACCTGTTCCCCGTACTCCCTTCGCTCTGGACTCACAGACGACATGCGAAACGGAGGGGAGCGGCTGGGCTTCCACACCTACTACGAgaacccgtctgtctctctcccgcTGTCTGCCAACCCGCAGGGCTCGTCCCCTCTGAGTTACTACAGTCCCACGGACATGTTTCCTCCCCCACCACGCCCCTACAGCACCCAGGTCTGA